In Montipora foliosa isolate CH-2021 chromosome 13, ASM3666993v2, whole genome shotgun sequence, one DNA window encodes the following:
- the LOC137981782 gene encoding uncharacterized protein encodes MKYAFNRAIFRKVYINKMNPRFWFSAFFLMTRIGLIRAANQDCHSEYSVFGMFLKGHTFKTVRDQFPGECYLICDQDVRCQSYNVIIGRRICELNNRTKEARPEDFLPDSKRFYMKRAFNRVPLGSIQELPAESCAEIKASEGSKVSVDSKHWIYSDENAGQVIQATCQGVWQKINEDPVCFGSRDNQYGAFEMTKTGNVTGIKLAHRNGSIKCNENTGASYWSCANLDAYANNTFMTIITTADKKALLPKEEKLLDKGGCSNKTYFYVLEGIKQGSTELVLSSHSSPLRLLKNQELQIWYGQDWADCSEDNNSGTTCVDIFAWYL; translated from the exons ATGAAATACGCTTTCAACAG GGCAATATTTCGCAAAGTCTACATCAACAAGATGAACCCGCGATTTTGGTTCTCAGCTTTTTTTCTGATGACAAGGATTGGTCTTATTAGGGCAGCTAATCAAGATTGTCACAGCGAATATTCTGTTTTTGGGATGTTTCTTAAAGGCCACACTTTTAAAACAGTCAGGGATCAATTTCCAGGGGAATGTTACTTGATATGTGACCAGGATGTCAGATGCCAAAGCTACAATGTCATCATTGGAAGAAGAATTTGCGAGCTAAACAACAGAACGAAAGAAGCCAGGCCCGAAGACTTTTTACCCGATTCAAAGCGATTCTACATGAAGCGAGCTTTCAACAGAG TGCCATTGGGCTCAATTCAAGAGCTTCCCGCTGAATCGTGCGCTGAAATCAAAGCAAGCGAAGGAAGCAAAGTCAGTGTTGACAGCAAGCACTGGATATACTCAGATGAAAATGCTGGCCAGGTTATCCAGGCTACTTGTCAAG ggGTGTGGCAAAAAATCAACGAAGATCCAGTTTGCTTTGGATCTCGAGATAATCAATACGGTGCCTTCGAGATGACTAAAACTGGTAATGTAACGGGTATAAAGCTGGCGCACAGAAACGGATCCATCAAATGTAACGAAAATACCGGTGCTTCCTACTGGAGCTGCGCTAACTTAGACGCGTATGCAAACAACACGTTTATGACTATTATCACAACTGCCGACAAAAAAGCCCTTTTaccaaaagaggaaaaattgtTAGACAAAGGAGGATGCAGTAACAAAACGTACTTCTACGTTCTTGAAGGAATAAAGCAAGGATCAACAGAGCTTGTTCTAAGCAGCCATTCCAGTCCATTACGTTTGTTGAAGAACCAGGAATTGCAGATATGGTATGGACAGGACTGGGCAGACTGTTCAGAGGACAACAACAGTGGTACCACTTGCGTCGATATATTTGCCTGGTACCTGTGA
- the LOC137982537 gene encoding uncharacterized protein: protein MKPRFWFSAIFLVARIGLIRAANQGCHSEYSVYGMFLKGHTFKTVRVQFPPECYMICHQDVRCQSYNVIIGRNICELNDRTKEARPENFLPDSKRFYMKRAFNRVPLGSIQELPAESCAEIKASEGNKVADSKHWIYSDENAGHVIQATCQEMWQKINEDPVCFGARDDQYGAFNMTKTGHVKAMKLVHRNGSIKCNRFRDASYWSCTYLPAYANNTFMTIITNANKEALLPTEKDVKMFNFGYHPCDHKKHFYVLDGIKQGSSELVLSIHSSPIRFLKNQELQIWYGQDWVNCAEFNNNGATCVDVFAWFV from the exons ATGAAACCGCGATTTTGGTTCTCAGCTATTTTTCTGGTCGCAAGGATTGGTCTCATTAGGGCAGCTAACCAAGGTTGTCACAGCGAATACTCTGTTTATGGCATGTTTCTTAAAGGTCACACTTTTAAAACAGTcagggttcaatttccaccggAATGTTACATGATATGTCACCAGGATGTCAGATGCCAAAGCTACAATGTCATCATTGGCAGAAACATTTGCGAGCTGAACGACAGAACGAAAGAAGCCAGGCCAGAAAACTTTTTACCCGATTCAAAGCGATTCTACATGAAGCGAGCTTTCAACAGAG TGCCATTGGGCTCAATTCAAGAGCTTCCCGCTGAATCGTGCGCTGAAATCAAAGCAAGTGAAGGAAACAAAGTGGCTGACAGCAAGCACTGGATATACTCGGATGAAAATGCTGGTCATGTTATCCAGGCTACTTGTCAAG AGATGTGGCAAAAAATCAACGAAGATCCAGTTTGCTTTGGAGCTCGAGATGATCAATACGGTGCCTTCAACATGACTAAAACTGGGCATGTAAAGGCCATGAAGCTCGTGCATAGAAACGGATCCATCAAATGTAACAGATTTAGAGACGCTTCCTACTGGAGCTGCACCTACTTACCCGCCTATGCAAACAATACCTTTATGACGATCATTACCAATGCCAACAAAGAAGCCCTTCTGCCGACAGAGAAAGATGTGAAAATGTTCAATTTCGGATATCATCCCTGCGACCATAAAAAGCATTTCTACGTTCTTGATGGAATTAAGCAAGGATCATCAGAGCTTGTTCTAAGCATCCACTCCAGTCCAATCCGTTTCTTGAAGAACCAGGAATTGCAGATATGGTATGGACAGGACTGGGTAAATTGTGCGGAGTTTAACAACAATGGCGCTACCTGTGTTGATGTATTTGCCTGGTTCGTGTAA